A window of Pseudophryne corroboree isolate aPseCor3 chromosome 3 unlocalized genomic scaffold, aPseCor3.hap2 SUPER_3_unloc_10, whole genome shotgun sequence contains these coding sequences:
- the LOC134983196 gene encoding zinc finger protein OZF-like isoform X3, whose product MMENHRPLTSLDKRRLSCIVQGRADGPSNRDTPERSPRPLYSQDCTEENHRIPQEDQVERLSDIKTEDIEGEEETYVTDIKAEDIQGEEETFVTDIKAEDIQGEEETYVTDIKTEDIEGEEEMYVSDIKAEDIEGEEETYMSGDQQCKEEEIPTDISTADGHTSRNISEGHLMFSPDCDIKDNDSRQDITPGDNPITPIIHPALSADPSDPGECSPDHSDIGASVTALTVDTVFPCSKDANCFTQNTKLITHQSAKAGERPFPCSECGKCFTYKSELERHQRSHTGEKPFSCSECVKCFTHKSHLVTHQRSHTGERPFPCSECVKCFTHKSHLVTHLRSHTGEKPFLCSECGKCFLQKSDLVTHQRSHTGEKPFSCLECGKCFLSKANLVSHQRTHTGEKPFSCSECVKCFTHKSHLVTHQRSHTGERPFPCSECQKCFAHRSDLVAHQRCHTGEKPFPCSECGKCFRRKSQLVTHQRSHIGEKPFSCSECGKCFTWKSALVRHQRTHTGEKPLPWSECEK is encoded by the exons atgatggagaatcaccggcccctcacatcactggataAGAGGAGActatcatgtattgtacaggggagagcag atgggcccagtaacagagataccccagagagaagtccccgtcctctgtattcccaggactgtacagaggagaatcacagaatcccacaggaggatcag gtagaacgtctgtctgatattaaaacagaagatatagagggagaagaagagacgtatgtgactgatataaaggcagaagatatacagggagaagaagagacctttgtgactgatataaaggcagaagatatacagggagaagaagagacgtatgtgactgatataaagacagaagatatagagggagaagaagagatgtatgtgagtgatataaaggcagaagatatagagggagaagaagagacgtatatgagtggagatcagcagtgtaaggaagaggagatccctacagatatcagcacag cagatggacacacaagcaggaatatctcagaaggacatctaatgttttccccggattgtgacataaaagataatgacagtagacaggatataaccccaggagataaccccattaccccaattatacatccagctctatcagctgatccctccgatcctggggaatgttctcctgatcactctgatattggtgcatctgttacagctctgacagtagacacagtgtttccctgttctaaagATGCCAACTGTTTTACACAGaatacaaagcttattacccatcagtcagctaaggcaggtgagaggccatttccatgttctgagtgtgggaaatgttttacatacaaatcagaacttgaaagacatcagagaagtcacacaggtgagaagccattttcctgttctgagtgtgtgaaatgttttacacataaatcacatcttgttacacatcagagaagtcacacaggtgagaggccatttccatgttctgagtgtgtgaaatgttttacacataaatcacatcttgttacacatcttagaagtcacacaggtgagaaaccatttttatgttctgagtgtgggaaatgctttttacagaaatcagatcttgttacacatcaaagaagtcacacaggtgagaaaccattttcatgtcttgagtgtgggaaatgttttttaagtaaagcaaatctagtttcacatcagagaactcacacaggtgagaagccattttcctgttctgagtgtgtgaaatgttttacacataaatcacatcttgttacacatcagagaagtcacacaggtgagaggccatttccatgttctgagtgtcagaaatgttttgcacatagatcagatcttgttgcacatcaaagatgtcacacaggtgagaagccatttccatgctctgagtgcgggaaatgttttcgccggaaatcacaacttgttacacatcagcgaagtcacataggtgagaaaccattttcatgttctgagtgtgggaaatgttttacttggaaatcagctcttgttagacatcaaagaactcacacaggtgagaaaccacttCCATGGTCTGAGTGTGAGAAGTAA
- the LOC134983196 gene encoding zinc finger protein OZF-like isoform X2, with protein MREGEYVEEHRDLYKYVMMENHRPLTSLDKRRLSCIVQGRADGPSNRDTPERSPRPLYSQDCTEENHRIPQEDQVERLSDIKTEDIEGEEETYVTDIKAEDIQGEEETFVTDIKAEDIQGEEETYVTDIKTEDIEGEEEMYVSDIKAEDIEGEEETYMSGDQQCKEEEIPTDISTDGHTSRNISEGHLMFSPDCDIKDNDSRQDITPGDNPITPIIHPALSADPSDPGECSPDHSDIGASVTALTVDTVFPCSKDANCFTQNTKLITHQSAKAGERPFPCSECGKCFTYKSELERHQRSHTGEKPFSCSECVKCFTHKSHLVTHQRSHTGERPFPCSECVKCFTHKSHLVTHLRSHTGEKPFLCSECGKCFLQKSDLVTHQRSHTGEKPFSCLECGKCFLSKANLVSHQRTHTGEKPFSCSECVKCFTHKSHLVTHQRSHTGERPFPCSECQKCFAHRSDLVAHQRCHTGEKPFPCSECGKCFRRKSQLVTHQRSHIGEKPFSCSECGKCFTWKSALVRHQRTHTGEKPLPWSECEK; from the exons atgcgg gagggggagtatgtagaggaacacagggatctgtacaagtacgtgatgatggagaatcaccggcccctcacatcactggataAGAGGAGActatcatgtattgtacaggggagagcag atgggcccagtaacagagataccccagagagaagtccccgtcctctgtattcccaggactgtacagaggagaatcacagaatcccacaggaggatcag gtagaacgtctgtctgatattaaaacagaagatatagagggagaagaagagacgtatgtgactgatataaaggcagaagatatacagggagaagaagagacctttgtgactgatataaaggcagaagatatacagggagaagaagagacgtatgtgactgatataaagacagaagatatagagggagaagaagagatgtatgtgagtgatataaaggcagaagatatagagggagaagaagagacgtatatgagtggagatcagcagtgtaaggaagaggagatccctacagatatcagcacag atggacacacaagcaggaatatctcagaaggacatctaatgttttccccggattgtgacataaaagataatgacagtagacaggatataaccccaggagataaccccattaccccaattatacatccagctctatcagctgatccctccgatcctggggaatgttctcctgatcactctgatattggtgcatctgttacagctctgacagtagacacagtgtttccctgttctaaagATGCCAACTGTTTTACACAGaatacaaagcttattacccatcagtcagctaaggcaggtgagaggccatttccatgttctgagtgtgggaaatgttttacatacaaatcagaacttgaaagacatcagagaagtcacacaggtgagaagccattttcctgttctgagtgtgtgaaatgttttacacataaatcacatcttgttacacatcagagaagtcacacaggtgagaggccatttccatgttctgagtgtgtgaaatgttttacacataaatcacatcttgttacacatcttagaagtcacacaggtgagaaaccatttttatgttctgagtgtgggaaatgctttttacagaaatcagatcttgttacacatcaaagaagtcacacaggtgagaaaccattttcatgtcttgagtgtgggaaatgttttttaagtaaagcaaatctagtttcacatcagagaactcacacaggtgagaagccattttcctgttctgagtgtgtgaaatgttttacacataaatcacatcttgttacacatcagagaagtcacacaggtgagaggccatttccatgttctgagtgtcagaaatgttttgcacatagatcagatcttgttgcacatcaaagatgtcacacaggtgagaagccatttccatgctctgagtgcgggaaatgttttcgccggaaatcacaacttgttacacatcagcgaagtcacataggtgagaaaccattttcatgttctgagtgtgggaaatgttttacttggaaatcagctcttgttagacatcaaagaactcacacaggtgagaaaccacttCCATGGTCTGAGTGTGAGAAGTAA
- the LOC134983196 gene encoding zinc finger protein OZF-like isoform X1: MREGEYVEEHRDLYKYVMMENHRPLTSLDKRRLSCIVQGRADGPSNRDTPERSPRPLYSQDCTEENHRIPQEDQVERLSDIKTEDIEGEEETYVTDIKAEDIQGEEETFVTDIKAEDIQGEEETYVTDIKTEDIEGEEEMYVSDIKAEDIEGEEETYMSGDQQCKEEEIPTDISTADGHTSRNISEGHLMFSPDCDIKDNDSRQDITPGDNPITPIIHPALSADPSDPGECSPDHSDIGASVTALTVDTVFPCSKDANCFTQNTKLITHQSAKAGERPFPCSECGKCFTYKSELERHQRSHTGEKPFSCSECVKCFTHKSHLVTHQRSHTGERPFPCSECVKCFTHKSHLVTHLRSHTGEKPFLCSECGKCFLQKSDLVTHQRSHTGEKPFSCLECGKCFLSKANLVSHQRTHTGEKPFSCSECVKCFTHKSHLVTHQRSHTGERPFPCSECQKCFAHRSDLVAHQRCHTGEKPFPCSECGKCFRRKSQLVTHQRSHIGEKPFSCSECGKCFTWKSALVRHQRTHTGEKPLPWSECEK; the protein is encoded by the exons atgcgg gagggggagtatgtagaggaacacagggatctgtacaagtacgtgatgatggagaatcaccggcccctcacatcactggataAGAGGAGActatcatgtattgtacaggggagagcag atgggcccagtaacagagataccccagagagaagtccccgtcctctgtattcccaggactgtacagaggagaatcacagaatcccacaggaggatcag gtagaacgtctgtctgatattaaaacagaagatatagagggagaagaagagacgtatgtgactgatataaaggcagaagatatacagggagaagaagagacctttgtgactgatataaaggcagaagatatacagggagaagaagagacgtatgtgactgatataaagacagaagatatagagggagaagaagagatgtatgtgagtgatataaaggcagaagatatagagggagaagaagagacgtatatgagtggagatcagcagtgtaaggaagaggagatccctacagatatcagcacag cagatggacacacaagcaggaatatctcagaaggacatctaatgttttccccggattgtgacataaaagataatgacagtagacaggatataaccccaggagataaccccattaccccaattatacatccagctctatcagctgatccctccgatcctggggaatgttctcctgatcactctgatattggtgcatctgttacagctctgacagtagacacagtgtttccctgttctaaagATGCCAACTGTTTTACACAGaatacaaagcttattacccatcagtcagctaaggcaggtgagaggccatttccatgttctgagtgtgggaaatgttttacatacaaatcagaacttgaaagacatcagagaagtcacacaggtgagaagccattttcctgttctgagtgtgtgaaatgttttacacataaatcacatcttgttacacatcagagaagtcacacaggtgagaggccatttccatgttctgagtgtgtgaaatgttttacacataaatcacatcttgttacacatcttagaagtcacacaggtgagaaaccatttttatgttctgagtgtgggaaatgctttttacagaaatcagatcttgttacacatcaaagaagtcacacaggtgagaaaccattttcatgtcttgagtgtgggaaatgttttttaagtaaagcaaatctagtttcacatcagagaactcacacaggtgagaagccattttcctgttctgagtgtgtgaaatgttttacacataaatcacatcttgttacacatcagagaagtcacacaggtgagaggccatttccatgttctgagtgtcagaaatgttttgcacatagatcagatcttgttgcacatcaaagatgtcacacaggtgagaagccatttccatgctctgagtgcgggaaatgttttcgccggaaatcacaacttgttacacatcagcgaagtcacataggtgagaaaccattttcatgttctgagtgtgggaaatgttttacttggaaatcagctcttgttagacatcaaagaactcacacaggtgagaaaccacttCCATGGTCTGAGTGTGAGAAGTAA